The Chlorocebus sabaeus isolate Y175 chromosome 9, mChlSab1.0.hap1, whole genome shotgun sequence genome includes a window with the following:
- the ADRA2A gene encoding alpha-2A adrenergic receptor: MFRQEQPLAEGSFAPMGSLQPDAGNVSWNGTEAPGGGARATPYSLQVTLTLVCLAGLLMLLTVFGNVLVIIAVFTSRALKAPQNLFLVSLASADILVATLVIPFSLANEVMGYWYFGKAWCEIYLALDVLFCTSSIVHLCAISLDRYWSITQAIEYNLKRTPRRIKAIIITVWVISAVISFPPLISFEKKRGHSGPQPAEPRCEINDQKWYVISSCIGSFFAPCLIMILVYVRIYQIAKRRTRVPPSRRGPDAAAVPQGGAERRPNGLGPERGAGPGGAEAEPLPTQLNGAPGEPAPAGQRDADALDLEESSSSDHAERPPGPRRPERGLRGKGKARASQVKPGDSLPRRGLGETGIGTAAAGQGVERAGAAKASRWRGRQNREKRFTFVLAVVIGVFVVCWFPFFFTYTLTAVGCSVPRTLFKFFFWFGYCNSSLNPVIYTIFNHDFRRAFKKILCRGDRKRIV; encoded by the coding sequence ATGTTCCGCCAGGAGCAGCCGCTGGCCGAGGGCAGCTTTGCGCCCATGGGCTCCCTGCAGCCGGACGCGGGCAATGTGAGCTGGAACGGGACCGAGGCGCCGGGGGGCGGCGCCCGGGCCACCCCTTACTCCCTGCAGGTGACGCTGACGCTGGTGTGCCTGGCCGGCCTGCTCATGCTGCTCACCGTGTTCGGCAACGTGCTTGTCATCATCGCGGTGTTCACGAGCCGCGCGCTCAAGGCGCCCCAAAACCTCTTCCTGGTGTCTCTGGCCTCGGCCGACATCCTGGTGGCCACGCTTGTCATCCCTTTCTCGCTGGCCAACGAGGTCATGGGCTACTGGTACTTCGGCAAGGCTTGGTGCGAGATCTACCTGGCGCTCGACGTGCTCTTCTGCACGTCGTCCATCGTGCACCTGTGCGCCATCAGCCTGGACCGCTACTGGTCCATCACACAGGCCATCGAGTACAATCTGAAGCGCACACCGCGCCGCATCAAGGCCATCATCATCACCGTGTGGGTCATCTCGGCCGTCATCTCCTTCCCGCCGCTCATCTCCTTCGAGAAGAAGCGCGGCCACAGCGGCCCGCAGCCGGCCGAGCCGCGCTGCGAGATCAACGACCAGAAGTGGTACGTCATCTCGTCGTGCATCGGCTCCTTCTTCGCTCCCTGCCTCATCATGATCCTGGTCTACGTGCGCATCTACCAGATCGCCAAGCGTCGCACCCGCGTGCCACCTAGCCGCCGGGGTCCGGACGCCGCCGCCGTGCCGCAGGGGGGCGCCGAGCGCAGGCCCAACGGTCTGGGCCCAGAGCGCGGCGCGGGCCCGGGGGGCGCGGAGGCCGAGCCGCTGCCCACCCAGCTCAACGGCGCCCCTGGCGAGCCCGCGCCGGCCGGGCAGCGCGACGCCGACGCGCTGGACCTGGAGGAGAGCTCGTCGTCCGACCACGCCGAGCGGCCTCCCGGGCCCCGCAGACCCGAGCGCGGCCTCCGGGGCAAGGGCAAGGCCCGGGCGAGCCAAGTGAAGCCGGGGGACAGCCTGCCACGGCGCGGGCTGGGGGAGACGGGGATCGGGACGGCTGCGGCAGGGCAGGGAGTGGAGCGCGCTGGGGCCGCCAAGGCGTCGCGCTGGCGCGGGCGGCAGAACCGCGAGAAGCGCTTCACGTTCGTTCTGGCCGTGGTCATCGGAGTGTTCGTGGTGTGCTGGTTCCCCTTCTTCTTCACCTACACGCTCACAGCCGTCGGGTGCTCAGTGCCGCGCACGCTCTTCAAGTTCTTCTTCTGGTTCGGCTACTGCAACAGCTCGCTGAACCCGGTCATCTACACCATCTTCAACCACGACTTCCGCCGGGCCTTCAAGAAGATCCTCTGCCGCGGGGACAGGAAGCGGATCGTGTGA